A genomic segment from Nicotiana sylvestris chromosome 1, ASM39365v2, whole genome shotgun sequence encodes:
- the LOC104231066 gene encoding MACPF domain-containing protein At4g24290, whose translation MALKLPAAEAAKVAIESIGCGYDISLDLRLKYCKGHPGNRRLIEIDEDEGREVVLPGGISIPNVSKSIKCDKGELTRFRSDVLSFQQMSEQFNQEVSVTGKIPSGLFNTMFEFSGSWQKDAAYTKTLAFDGVFITLYSVALEKSQMVLCDYVKKEVPSTWDPAALARFIEKFGTHVIVGIKMGGKDVIYMKQQHSSSLLPADVQKRLKAMADKRFSGANEQGGIGSEQAHQNGKFEIREHRLRFADPNISGSYTHKEDTVSICKRRGGGDSRGLTHNQWLQSVHQEPDVISMSFIPITSLLSGISGSGFLSHAINLYLRYKPPIEELHQFLEFQLPRQWAPIFGDLPLGPQRRHSNFASLQFSLLGPRLYVNTTPVDVGKRPVTGLRLYLEGKRSNRLAVHLQHLSSLPKVFQLEDDPNGNFQRESYDRKYYEKVQWKNFSHVCTAPVESYEDLNIVTGAQLEVGDCGFKKVLFLRLRFSTVMGATMVKHPEWDGSPGLARKSGLISTLISQHFTSVQKPPPQPADVNINSAIYPGGPPVPVQAPKLLKFVDTTEMTRGPQEPPGYWVVSGARLMVEKGRICLRVKYSLLTVIQPDDEIPE comes from the exons ATGGCGTTGAAGTTACCTGCTGCTGAAGCAGCTAAGGTTGCGATTGAGTCAATAGGATGTGGATATGATATATCATTGGACTTGAGGCTCAAGTATTGTAAAGGTCATCCGGGTAATAGGCGTTTAATTGAAATTGATGAAGATGAGGGCCGGGAGGTTGTGCTTCCTGGTGGTATTTCAATCCCTAATGTGTCAAAATCTATCAAATGCGATAAAGGAGAACTCACCAGGTTTCGCTCTGATGTTCTTTCTTTCCAGCAG ATGTCAGAGCAGTTCAATCAGGAAGTATCCGTGACTGGTAAAATTCCTTCAGGGCTCTTCAATACTATGTTCGAGTTTTCTGGTTCTTGGCAGAAGGATGCAGCATACACCAAGACCCTTGCTTTTGATGGTGTGTTCATCACATTATACTCTGTTGCTCTAGAAAAATCTCAAATGGTGCTGTGCGATTATGTTAAAAAGGAAGTTCCATCAACATGGGATCCTGCGGCATTAGCAAG GTTTATTGAAAAATTTGGTACTCATGTCATTGTTGGTATAAAGATGGGAGGAAAGGATGTAATATATATGAAACAGCAGCACTCCTCCTCCCTTCTCCCTGCGGACGTGCAAAAGCGTTTGAAGGCAATGGCAGATAAGAGGTTTTCAGGTGCAAATGAACAAGGCGGAATAGGATCTGAGCAGGCACATCAGAACGGGAAG TTTGAGATCAGGGAGCACCGGCTAAGGTTTGCTGATCCCAACATATCAGGTTCATATACACATAaggag GATACTGTTAGCATTTGCAAGAGGAGGGGTGGAGGTGATAGCAGAGGCTTGACGCATAATCAGTGGTTACAAAGTGTACATCAGGAGCCTGATGTGATCTCAATGTCCTTCATCCCTATCACCTCACTGTTGAGTGGCATCTCAGGAAGTGGATTTTTGAGTCATGCTATAAATCTGTACTTGCGCT ATAAACCACCAATTGAAGAGCTTCACCAGTTTTTGGAATTTCAGCTGCCAAGGCAGTGGGCACCGATCTTCGGTGATCTTCCGCTTGGTCCTCAGAGAAGGCATTCAAATTTTGCATCTTTGCAGTTTAGTTTATTGGGTCCCAGGCTTTATGTGAACACCACTCCG GTTGATGTTGGCAAGAGGCCAGTGACTGGACTTCGTTTGTATCTTGAAGGTAAAAGGAGTAACCGCTTAGCTGTGCATTTGCAGCATCTCTCATCTCTTCCTAAAGTCTTCCAGCTTGAAGATGATCCAAATGGAAATTTTCAACGAGAATCATATGATCGCAAATACTATGAAAAAGTTCAATGGAAGAACTTTTCTCATGTCTGCACTGCTCCTGTTGAATCTTATGAGGATCTTAACATTGTTACTGGAGCACAATTGGAAGTTGGGGACTGCGGGTTTAAAAAGGTCCTCTTTCTGAGACTCCGTTTCTCGACTGTCATGGGAGCTACTATGGTAAAGCACCCGGAGTGGGATGGTTCCCCTGGGTTGGCCCGCAAATCTGGACTGATATCAACTCTCATTAGCCAGCACTTTACATCAGTTCAGAAGCCACCTCCACAGCCAGCTGATGTGAACATAAATTCCGCCATTTACCCTGGTGGTCCTCCCGTTCCTGTGCAAGCCCCTAAGCTCTTGAAATTTGTCGATACTACTGAGATGACTCGAGGACCACAAGAACCTCCCGGTTATTGGGTTGTTTCCGGTGCAAGGCTTATGGTTGAGAAAGGAAGGATCTGTCTGAGGGTCAAATATTCCTTGCTTACTGTAATACAACCCGACGATGAAATACCAGAGTAA